The window TACCAAATTTACAGAGGAGATAAGGAGCGCAAAGCCGAATGACTGGCGGATTTAGAAATTCAGGCGGTCACCGGCCACCGGTAACAGGGTGTTCGGCCTGTCCTGCACCATGCGTTTGATGGTATCAATCTCGTTCTTTCGCAGACTGTGTTCCAGATGTACGAGAGCAATCTGACCGATATCCATCTCATCAGCTAATTTCAGGGTGCTGGTGATGGAACCATGATAGGGGTACGTGTCAACCATATTAAAGGACTCATGGATGGCAAAATCGCAGTCTTGCACTAGGCGACGAACCCGGGTATTGGCCCGTCCGTCACCGCTGTAATAGAGTTTTTTGTTCCCGTCTTTGAGCAGCAAGCCGAGATTATACTGGGTATGCTGGGTCAATGCCGTTGACCACTCCATGCCAGCGATATGCGCGGTTGCCCTGGGCGAGATAACATGAAATTCAAAAGAAAAGCCGATCTTTTTGCTAAAGGTGGGATAGGCCATTTCCAGCAGCTTCATGACCCATTCTTCAATGCCCTTTTGCCCGACTATAGCAAGAGGTTTGGTGCGGCCCATCTGCCAGAGGCGAAGGAAAAGCAGGGGCAGACCGAGATAATGATCGCCGTGAAAATGGGATATCCAGATATAATCCAACCGGGTGGGATCTTCAACAA is drawn from Candidatus Electrothrix aestuarii and contains these coding sequences:
- a CDS encoding ribonuclease Z, yielding MEIFFLGVGETCDTAHGNSSSIITTSNGTRILLDCGFTVPHQYFRIVEDPTRLDYIWISHFHGDHYLGLPLLFLRLWQMGRTKPLAIVGQKGIEEWVMKLLEMAYPTFSKKIGFSFEFHVISPRATAHIAGMEWSTALTQHTQYNLGLLLKDGNKKLYYSGDGRANTRVRRLVQDCDFAIHESFNMVDTYPYHGSITSTLKLADEMDIGQIALVHLEHSLRKNEIDTIKRMVQDRPNTLLPVAGDRLNF